In the genome of Bacteroidota bacterium, the window CGTTATTGGAGGTCATTACGATCATTTAGGAATGGGAGGAGCCGGAACTTCATCCCGTGCGCCTAAAGAAAGCGCAATTCACTACGGAGCCGATGATAATGCATCGGGTGTTGCTGGTGTTTTGGAATTAGCCGATAAACTTAACTCAGAAAAAGGAAAGCTTAAAAGAAGCGTAATTGTTATTGCCTTTGGTGCTGAAGAAATAGGAACTATCGGTTCAAGATTCTTCACAGCTAACCCTACAGTTTCTAAAGACAAAATAAAAGCAATGGTCAACCTTGATATGATAGGAAGACTAAAAGACACTAAAGACATGACTGTTAGTGGTGTTGGAACATCAAAAGAAGGAGAAGATCTATTGCAGGAAATTCTAAAATCAGAAGAAAGAGATTTAGTTTTAGGTCTTGAATACAATGGTTTTGGAGCATCTGACCATGCTAACTTCTATATCGAAAATGTTCCGGTATTCTTCATCAATACAGGGGCTCACGACGATTATCATACACCACGTGATGTTGTAGAAAAAATTAATTTCAACGGACTTCTACGTGTAACTGATTACGCTTTCGATTTAACCGAAAACGTAATAAACAGAGAAAACAATTTAACATTCCAGGAGGCAGGACCAAAAGGAAAAGCTAAAAACACACGTGGCGGAAGAGTTAAAATGGGAATTATGCCAAACTTCGGTAAATCTGACAATAACGGATTAAGAGTTGATGCTGTTACCAAAGGATCTGCTGCCGACAGAGGCGGAATGGAAAAGAAAGATGTTATTGTAGCTATCGCCGGAAAAGATGTTCACAATATTTACGAATATATGGCAAGAATGGGTAAATTACGTCCCGGACAAACTGTAATGGTGGATGTTATGCGAGGTGATGAAAAATTAGTCCTTATTATTCAATTGGATAACGATTAAATTTAAACGTAGTATAATCCGTCATCTCGACCGAAACGCAGTGAAGTGGAGAGATCTCATGATAGAAACTATAAATTATCAACAGATTCCTCCACTTCGCTATCGCTTCGGTCGGAATGACGATAAAAAATAAACAAATATTAATAAAACATGAAAAAATCAAACCTATTCATAGCAATAATAATGCTATTCTCA includes:
- a CDS encoding M20/M25/M40 family metallo-hydrolase — translated: MLIKRIIPAVALTGLLGVGACGSLNKTKDEAPKTNPEITVTDLSEYINVLASDSLSGRLPGTPGGIKAGDYIAGKLNEFGVKPGGSDGFFQYFDVVTASEAPVEENNLSVGDENAELNKDFIPFSYSSDAELDAPVVFAGYGFDIEQDSVNWQDYKNIDVKGKWVLVLRNDPEIRNPNSVFIPYSGEKSKVLTAKEEGAKGILLVAGTKVARKDKLVELVKDQTESNLGIPALNITRDFANKILKANNTTIEELETGLITEMKPNSFDLKSTVKAKSKIVFKKVPTRNIVGLIEGSDPNLKEEYIVIGGHYDHLGMGGAGTSSRAPKESAIHYGADDNASGVAGVLELADKLNSEKGKLKRSVIVIAFGAEEIGTIGSRFFTANPTVSKDKIKAMVNLDMIGRLKDTKDMTVSGVGTSKEGEDLLQEILKSEERDLVLGLEYNGFGASDHANFYIENVPVFFINTGAHDDYHTPRDVVEKINFNGLLRVTDYAFDLTENVINRENNLTFQEAGPKGKAKNTRGGRVKMGIMPNFGKSDNNGLRVDAVTKGSAADRGGMEKKDVIVAIAGKDVHNIYEYMARMGKLRPGQTVMVDVMRGDEKLVLIIQLDND